In Pedosphaera parvula Ellin514, the sequence CCTGCTTCAAGGGAATCCGTCCGAAATGCATCAAAGCCGGCACGATTAAAAATCCTCCGCCCACGCCTAGGAAACCGGTCATTATGCCGACGCCCATACCAGCCGACGCACAACGCCACGGCCGACATTGGGCAGCGGCAGGAACGTCTTCTTGTTTGCGCGCCCACAACATCCGGCCTGCAATTACCAGCATCAGTCCCGCAAAAATAACCAATAAAACAGAGGGCCGCACCAATGGAGTGAGTTGGCCACCGGCCAGTGCGCCAATGATGCCTGTCAAACTGAACAAAACTGAAGCGCGTGCGTGGACAAGCCCCTGACGCCACTTCATGCATGCTCCCGCAATACTCGTTACGCCAACAATCGCAAGTGACATCGCCACGGCACTTTGTGCAGGCACATTCGCGGCATAAACTAAAACCGGCACGGTGATAATCGAACCGCCTCCACCAAG encodes:
- a CDS encoding sulfite exporter TauE/SafE family protein, coding for MAVALILGVAIGLALGLLGGGGSIITVPVLVYAANVPAQSAVAMSLAIVGVTSIAGACMKWRQGLVHARASVLFSLTGIIGALAGGQLTPLVRPSVLLVIFAGLMLVIAGRMLWARKQEDVPAAAQCRPWRCASAGMGVGIMTGFLGVGGGFLIVPALMHFGRIPLKQAVGTSLVIIALNSLAGLVGHLGHGSVDWRLTGIFSLLALIGMFAGVQLSRKVSKEKLSRWFAWVVIAVAIFVLIRNRKVFSEPW